A genome region from Trachemys scripta elegans isolate TJP31775 chromosome 2, CAS_Tse_1.0, whole genome shotgun sequence includes the following:
- the FOXF2 gene encoding forkhead box protein F2, translated as MTTESSQQQLEPPAPLRSCSPAPGALQSALMSQPPPSALETSSSSSSSSKNKKASSGLRRPEKPPYSYIALIVMAIQSSPTKRLTLSEIYQFLQSRFPFFRGSYQGWKNSVRHNLSLNECFIKLPKGLGRPGKGHYWTIDPASEFMFEEGSFRRRPRGFRRKCQALKPMYRMMNSIGFSASILPQGFDFQAPSASLACHANGYNLDMMTNSMAGGYEALSGGHHAPHMSPNPGSTYMASCPVTSNGDYGPDSSSSPVPSSPALASAIECHSPYTSPSAHWTASGASPYIKQQALPPSNPASAGIHSSMSSYSLEQSYLHQNAREDLSVGLPRYQHHSSPVCDRKDFVLNFNGISSFHPSASGSYYHHHHHQSVCQDIKPCVM; from the exons ATGACCACCgagagcagccagcagcagctggagcccccggcccctctccgCTCCTGCAGCCCGGCTCCCGGAGCTCTCCAGTCCGCCTTGATGAGCCAGCCGCCCCCCTCCGCCCTGgagacctcctcctcctcttcctcctccagcaaGAACAAGAAGGCGAGCTCGGGGCTGCGGCGGCCCGAGAAGCCCCCTTACTCCTACATCGCCCTCATCGTGATGGCCATCCAGAGCTCGCCCACCAAGCGGCTGACCCTGAGCGAGATCTACCAGTTCCTGCAGAGTCGCTTCCCCTTCTTCCGCGGCTCCTACCAGGGCTGGAAGAACTCGGTGCGCCACAACCTCTCGCTCAACGAGTGCTTCATCAAGCTGCCCAAGGGGCTGGGCAGACCCGGCAAAGGCCACTACTGGACCATCGACCCGGCCAGCGAGTTCATGTTCGAGGAAGGCTCCTTCCGCCGCCGGCCCCGGGGCTTCCGAAGAAAGTGCCAGGCGCTCAAGCCCATGTACCGCATGATGAACAGCATCGGCTTCAGCGCCTCCATCCTGCCTCAGGGCTTTGACTTCCAGGCGCCCTCTGCCTCCCTAGCGTGCCACGCCAACGGCTACAACCTAGACATGATGACTAACTCCATGGCCGGGGGCTACGAGGCGCTGAGCGGGGGGCATCACGCCCCTCACATGTCCCCCAACCCGGGCTCTACCTACATGGCCAGCTGCCCTGTGACTTCCAATGGGGACTACGGTcccgacagcagcagcagccccgtgCCATCTTCACCCGCCCTGGCTAGTGCAATTGAATGCCATTCCCCCTACACGAGCCCGTCAGCTCACTGGACAGCATCAGGGGCATCTCCGTATATAAAGCAGCAGGCCCTTCCACCCAGTAACCCAGCCTCAGCGGGCATCCACTCCAGCATGTCCAGCTACTCTTTGGAGCAAAGCTATCTGCACCAAAACGCCAGGGAGGACCTGTCAG TGGGATTGCCTCGCTACCAGCATCACTCTTCCCCAGTGTGTGACAGGAAAGATTTTGTTCTCAATTTTAATGGCATTTCTTCTTTTCACCCTTCTGCTAGTGGATCTTACtatcatcaccatcaccatcaaAGCGTCTGTCAAGATATCAAACCCTGTGTGATGTGA